From Streptomyces sp. NBC_01460, a single genomic window includes:
- a CDS encoding L-rhamnose mutarotase — protein sequence MQRVCFLLKVREDRKDEYRERHAAVWPEMLAALSEAGWHNYSLFLREDGLLVGYLETEDFDAAREAMATTEVNARWQREMGEFFEQSEAADEAMVPLSEVFHLA from the coding sequence ATGCAGCGCGTCTGCTTTCTGCTGAAGGTCCGTGAGGACCGCAAGGACGAGTACCGCGAGCGCCATGCCGCGGTGTGGCCGGAGATGCTCGCCGCGCTGTCGGAAGCGGGCTGGCACAACTACTCGCTGTTCCTCCGCGAGGACGGCCTGCTGGTCGGCTACCTGGAGACGGAGGACTTCGACGCGGCCAGGGAGGCGATGGCGACGACCGAGGTCAACGCACGGTGGCAGCGGGAGATGGGTGAGTTCTTCGAGCAGTCGGAGGCCGCCGACGAGGCCATGGTCCCGCTGAGCGAGGTGTTCCACCTGGCCTGA
- the rhaS gene encoding rhamnose ABC transporter substrate-binding protein produces MMLRNAAGRRAVATAATAVSLALALTACSGTTKDSEDTGGAKAGSSAKADPDAPLKKGLKLGFLPKQINNPYEKIVDEAGIAAAKEYGGTGKEVGPSDANASSQVSYINTLIQQRQDAILIAANDPNAVCGPLKQAMKKDIKVVAYDSDTAKDCRQLFINQASSEEIGRSLVQHLGEQIGYKGKVAILSATQNATNQNTWIEYMKEELKLPKYKDMKLVKVAYGDDADQKSFQQTQGLMQAYPDLKGIISPTTVGIAAAARYLSDSSYKGKVVLNGLGTPNQMRKYVKDGTVEQFSLWNPEELGYLGSYAAAALASGQITGAEGEKFEAGKLGEYTVGKDGEVILGEPTVFDSKNIDTFDF; encoded by the coding sequence ATGATGCTCCGCAATGCCGCCGGGCGCCGCGCCGTCGCGACCGCAGCCACCGCCGTCTCCCTCGCCCTCGCCCTCACGGCCTGTTCCGGCACCACGAAGGACAGCGAGGACACCGGCGGCGCGAAGGCCGGCAGCTCGGCGAAGGCCGACCCGGACGCCCCGCTGAAGAAGGGGCTGAAGCTCGGTTTCCTGCCGAAGCAGATCAACAACCCGTACGAGAAGATCGTCGACGAGGCGGGCATCGCGGCGGCGAAGGAGTACGGCGGCACGGGCAAGGAGGTCGGCCCGTCCGACGCGAACGCGTCCTCGCAGGTCTCCTACATCAACACCCTGATCCAGCAGCGCCAGGACGCGATCCTCATCGCGGCGAACGACCCGAACGCGGTCTGCGGCCCGCTCAAGCAGGCCATGAAGAAGGACATCAAGGTTGTCGCGTACGACTCGGACACCGCGAAGGACTGCCGTCAGCTCTTCATCAACCAGGCCAGCTCCGAGGAGATCGGCCGCAGCCTGGTCCAGCACCTCGGCGAGCAGATCGGCTACAAGGGCAAGGTCGCGATCCTGTCGGCCACTCAGAACGCGACGAACCAGAACACCTGGATCGAGTACATGAAGGAGGAGCTGAAGCTCCCGAAGTACAAGGACATGAAGCTGGTCAAGGTGGCGTACGGCGACGACGCTGACCAGAAGTCCTTCCAGCAGACGCAGGGCCTCATGCAGGCCTACCCGGACCTCAAGGGCATCATCTCCCCCACGACGGTCGGCATCGCGGCGGCCGCGCGCTACCTGAGCGACTCCTCGTACAAGGGGAAGGTCGTGCTCAACGGGCTCGGCACGCCGAACCAGATGCGCAAGTACGTCAAGGACGGCACCGTCGAGCAGTTCTCGCTCTGGAACCCGGAGGAGCTCGGCTACCTCGGCTCGTACGCGGCCGCCGCGCTGGCGTCGGGGCAGATCACCGGCGCGGAGGGCGAGAAGTTCGAGGCGGGCAAGCTCGGCGAGTACACCGTCGGCAAGGACGGCGAGGTCATCCTGGGTGAGCCGACCGTCTTCGACTCCAAGAACATCGACACGTTCGACTTCTGA
- a CDS encoding FHA domain-containing protein: protein MDDHLTTDFNEACFLVDLSNVVRDRRLGEPGARSLRRLRLLVDAAKELARDPDVKLYLVADRSLRHGGRREFSDLGDIRQLGSWVRRGLVEELPDADDRLLELCELTGIPVITGDRFRGARGERPWLQGNTDDFLEPLPGPGGTVRLAPVDMGLAHASAISMKLEEDVLKKQGLLDTHRRPRFDVVSRNWRCEERRCTLYDTTKGSAALLPRMRGTAPTCEMHGGVLVDDGPRTATVQLKLLLDGELKARFTLENGTTVPVGRAPGPGGIALHGLVPPGRTTGLSRVHLTLRISDGLVHVLDRSSYGTTRLRSTAGRGGPGRWRGLGAAEERFGGGDELLLVEGVVLARSGRRFPTELAQEWQRRRPLPPGAAEVTRMH, encoded by the coding sequence ATGGACGACCACTTGACCACGGACTTCAACGAGGCGTGCTTCCTCGTGGACCTGTCCAACGTGGTGCGCGACCGGCGGCTCGGGGAGCCCGGCGCGCGCTCCCTTCGGCGGCTGCGCCTGCTCGTCGACGCCGCGAAGGAGCTGGCCCGCGACCCGGACGTCAAGCTCTATCTGGTGGCCGACAGGAGCCTGCGGCACGGCGGACGGCGGGAGTTCAGCGACCTGGGGGACATCCGGCAGCTCGGCAGCTGGGTCCGGCGCGGACTCGTCGAGGAGCTGCCCGACGCGGACGACCGGCTGCTGGAGCTCTGCGAGCTGACGGGCATCCCCGTCATCACGGGCGACCGCTTCCGCGGCGCCCGCGGCGAACGCCCCTGGCTCCAGGGCAACACGGACGACTTCCTGGAGCCGCTCCCGGGCCCGGGCGGCACCGTGCGCCTCGCTCCCGTCGACATGGGCCTCGCGCACGCCTCGGCCATCTCCATGAAGCTGGAGGAGGACGTCCTCAAGAAGCAGGGGCTGCTGGACACCCACCGCCGGCCCCGCTTCGACGTGGTGTCCCGCAACTGGCGGTGCGAGGAACGGCGCTGCACGCTGTACGACACCACCAAGGGCTCCGCGGCCCTGCTCCCCAGGATGCGCGGGACCGCCCCGACCTGCGAGATGCACGGCGGTGTCCTCGTCGACGACGGTCCGCGCACGGCGACGGTCCAGCTGAAGCTGCTGCTGGACGGGGAGCTGAAGGCCAGGTTCACCCTGGAGAACGGCACCACGGTGCCGGTCGGGCGGGCACCCGGGCCGGGCGGCATCGCGCTCCACGGCCTGGTCCCTCCCGGGCGGACCACCGGCCTGAGCCGCGTCCATCTGACCCTGCGGATCAGTGACGGCCTCGTCCACGTCCTGGACCGGAGCAGTTACGGCACCACCCGGCTGCGTTCCACGGCGGGGCGTGGCGGCCCCGGCCGCTGGCGCGGTCTCGGCGCGGCGGAGGAACGCTTCGGCGGCGGGGACGAACTCCTGCTGGTGGAGGGCGTGGTGCTGGCCCGCAGCGGGCGCCGGTTCCCGACCGAGCTGGCACAGGAGTGGCAGCGGCGGAGGCCGCTCCCGCCCGGAGCCGCAGAGGTGACCAGGATGCACTGA
- a CDS encoding GNAT family N-acetyltransferase — protein sequence MRVRLVGSGSLPAYADGIRRVYADVFSAPPWNEDRSAGARYTERLAADAGRPGFTAALALDGDTVSGFATAWTTPRAFPSDRSYGHVAEALGPGRTETWLSGALEVDELAVTPDARGTGLGAELLAAVTRAAPDGRCWLLTSAGAEATLRFYRRAGWHRVPVPVPGRAGLVVLLGPEHPAVAGPTPGP from the coding sequence ATGCGGGTCCGACTGGTCGGGAGCGGGAGCCTTCCGGCGTACGCCGACGGGATCCGGCGGGTCTACGCCGACGTGTTCTCGGCGCCGCCGTGGAACGAGGACCGCTCGGCGGGCGCGCGGTACACCGAGCGGCTCGCCGCCGACGCCGGACGCCCGGGGTTCACCGCCGCGCTGGCCCTCGACGGGGACACGGTGAGCGGCTTCGCGACCGCCTGGACCACGCCCCGCGCCTTCCCCTCCGACCGGAGCTACGGGCATGTCGCCGAGGCCTTGGGGCCCGGCCGCACCGAGACGTGGCTCAGCGGGGCCTTGGAGGTCGACGAACTGGCGGTCACCCCGGACGCGCGCGGCACCGGGCTCGGCGCGGAACTGCTGGCGGCGGTCACCCGGGCCGCCCCGGACGGACGGTGCTGGCTGCTCACGTCCGCGGGTGCGGAGGCGACGCTGCGCTTCTACCGGCGCGCGGGCTGGCACCGGGTCCCGGTGCCCGTGCCCGGCCGGGCGGGACTGGTCGTCCTCCTCGGGCCGGAGCATCCGGCGGTCGCCGGACCCACCCCCGGCCCCTGA
- a CDS encoding ABC transporter permease, producing the protein MTTAPDTKTASAPRAVTKPSLVRALALRWDTAVGVLLVAVLVVGLGTTEGFGSTENLAFAFNDIAEVALIALPMTLLVVAGQVDLSVASMLGLGSALTGALWEAGWAFETIVPVVLLVGVAGGLLNGWLVTKVGLPSLAVTIGTLALYRGLASVALGSDAVTDFPQVYADWAVDTTTVPGTFLTYPVLLFVVLAAVTAVVLHATGLGRSLFAIGAQEEAAYFAGIRVKRIKLLLFVVTGLFSAFAGVVFTLRYGSARADNGLGFEMLVIASVLLGGIDFDGGKGTLFGAVAGVLLIGLLKNLLTLNDIANEVQVIVTGLLLVASVLTPRVVAAVVERRHRRAANTPAPQQ; encoded by the coding sequence ATGACCACGGCGCCTGACACGAAGACGGCCTCCGCACCGCGCGCCGTGACGAAACCCTCCCTCGTGCGCGCCCTGGCGCTGCGCTGGGACACCGCGGTCGGTGTCCTGCTGGTGGCGGTCCTCGTCGTCGGGCTGGGCACCACCGAGGGGTTCGGTTCGACCGAGAACCTCGCGTTCGCCTTCAACGACATCGCCGAGGTCGCCCTCATCGCCCTGCCGATGACCCTGCTGGTCGTCGCCGGACAGGTCGACCTGTCGGTCGCCTCCATGCTGGGCCTGGGCAGCGCGCTGACCGGCGCGCTGTGGGAGGCCGGCTGGGCCTTCGAGACGATCGTCCCGGTGGTGCTCCTGGTGGGCGTCGCGGGAGGCCTCCTCAACGGATGGCTGGTCACCAAGGTGGGGCTGCCGTCCCTGGCCGTCACCATCGGCACCCTGGCGCTCTACCGGGGCCTGGCGTCTGTGGCGCTCGGCAGCGACGCGGTGACGGACTTCCCTCAGGTCTACGCGGACTGGGCCGTGGACACCACGACCGTCCCCGGCACCTTCCTCACGTATCCCGTGCTGCTCTTCGTCGTCCTGGCCGCGGTCACCGCCGTGGTGCTGCACGCCACCGGGCTGGGCCGCTCCCTCTTCGCGATCGGCGCCCAGGAGGAGGCCGCGTACTTCGCCGGGATCCGGGTCAAGCGGATCAAGCTGCTGCTCTTCGTGGTCACCGGCCTGTTCTCCGCCTTCGCGGGGGTCGTCTTCACCCTCCGGTACGGAAGTGCCCGCGCGGACAACGGACTCGGCTTCGAGATGCTCGTCATCGCGTCCGTCCTGCTCGGCGGCATCGACTTCGACGGCGGCAAGGGCACGCTCTTCGGCGCGGTCGCCGGTGTCCTGCTGATCGGCCTGCTGAAGAACCTGCTCACGCTCAACGACATCGCCAACGAGGTGCAGGTCATCGTGACCGGGCTGCTGCTCGTGGCCTCCGTCCTGACCCCACGGGTCGTCGCCGCGGTCGTCGAACGACGGCACAGGCGGGCCGCGAACACCCCCGCGCCCCAGCAGTAG
- a CDS encoding ABC transporter permease, whose translation MTTTIESPPDTAKAPERSASSLVDAVFRAREISIAGALALLIVGTYLANPRFLSDQGVKDLLLNASILVLLAVGQSAVVITRNIDLSVGSVVGLSAFACGKFVAGSDHGVLTVMLLGIAIGIVCGLVSGALVSFGKVPALVVTLGMLYIIQGVDYWWAQGEQISASDVPDAVLGLGSGSVLGIPYLPLIAVVLLAATAYFLRGYRSGRELYAIGSSPEAARLAGIPIRRRVLAAYAFSGAVAGFAGALWLARFGTVVADNAHGWELTVVSAVVVGGVAITGGTGTVWGAALGALLLTTIGSVLVVLKVDSFWQGAITGALLLLAISVDRIVNLRMTAALRKRNARHDHGA comes from the coding sequence ATGACCACCACCATCGAGAGCCCTCCGGACACCGCGAAAGCGCCGGAGCGGAGTGCCTCCTCGCTCGTGGACGCGGTCTTCCGGGCGCGCGAGATCTCCATCGCGGGGGCCCTGGCCCTGCTGATCGTCGGCACCTACCTGGCCAATCCGCGCTTCCTGTCCGACCAGGGCGTCAAGGACCTGCTGCTCAACGCGTCGATCCTGGTGCTGCTCGCCGTCGGCCAGTCCGCCGTCGTGATCACGCGCAACATCGACCTGTCCGTCGGCTCCGTCGTCGGGCTGTCCGCCTTCGCCTGCGGCAAGTTCGTCGCCGGGAGCGACCACGGTGTGCTGACGGTGATGCTGCTCGGCATCGCCATCGGGATCGTCTGCGGGCTCGTCTCCGGCGCCCTCGTCAGCTTCGGCAAGGTCCCCGCGCTCGTCGTGACCCTGGGCATGCTCTACATCATCCAGGGCGTCGACTACTGGTGGGCGCAGGGCGAGCAGATCAGCGCCTCCGACGTGCCGGACGCGGTCCTGGGCCTCGGCAGCGGCAGCGTGCTGGGCATCCCGTACCTGCCGCTGATCGCGGTCGTCCTGCTCGCGGCGACGGCGTACTTCCTGCGCGGCTACCGCTCGGGGCGTGAGCTGTACGCCATCGGGTCGAGCCCCGAGGCCGCCCGCCTCGCCGGCATCCCGATCCGCCGCCGGGTGCTCGCCGCGTACGCCTTCTCCGGGGCCGTCGCCGGCTTCGCCGGTGCCCTGTGGCTGGCCCGCTTCGGCACGGTCGTCGCGGACAACGCGCACGGCTGGGAGCTGACCGTCGTCAGCGCCGTCGTCGTCGGCGGTGTCGCGATCACCGGCGGCACCGGCACCGTCTGGGGCGCCGCGCTCGGTGCCCTGCTGCTCACCACCATCGGCAGCGTCCTGGTCGTGCTCAAGGTGGACTCCTTCTGGCAGGGCGCCATCACCGGCGCGCTCCTCCTGCTGGCCATCAGCGTCGACCGGATCGTGAACCTGCGGATGACCGCCGCCCTGAGGAAGAGGAACGCCCGCCATGACCACGGCGCCTGA
- a CDS encoding sugar ABC transporter ATP-binding protein: MNQSAPDPAPVLALKGVSKSFGAVRALQDVSLRLFPGEAHALAGENGAGKSTLIKALAGVHRPDSGEVLLDGEPVVFHGPADARDAGIAVIYQEPTLFPDLSIAENIFMGRQPRRSLGRIDRRAVHETTAALMRRLGVDLAPDRPARGLSIADQQIVEIAKALSFDARVLIMDEPTAALTGSETARLFSVVRTLRSEGAAVLFISHRLDEIFELCQRVTTLRDGRWISSEPLEGLTEDDLVRRMVGRDLDDLYPKQDAEVGEVALSVHRLTREGVFRDVSFDVRRGEIVALAGLVGAGRTEVAQAVFGVDRPDAGEVKVAGTVLRPGSPTAAMDAGLALVPEDRRQRGLVMDMSIERNIGLTGLTEVRKRGLVSRALEHDRAADWAVRLQLKYNRLADTVGVLSGGNQQKVVLAKWLATGPAVLIVDEPTRGIDVGTKAEVHRLLSLLAADGLAVLMISSDLPEVIGMADRVLVMHEGRLVAEIPRAGATEESVMAAATGRNERAAA; encoded by the coding sequence ATGAACCAGTCCGCCCCGGACCCGGCCCCGGTCCTGGCCCTGAAGGGCGTGAGCAAGTCCTTCGGTGCCGTACGGGCCCTGCAGGACGTGTCCCTGCGGTTGTTCCCCGGCGAGGCGCACGCACTCGCGGGGGAGAACGGCGCCGGCAAATCGACCCTGATCAAGGCCCTCGCCGGGGTGCACCGCCCGGACAGCGGCGAGGTGCTCCTCGACGGTGAGCCCGTCGTCTTCCACGGCCCGGCGGACGCACGGGACGCCGGCATCGCCGTCATCTACCAGGAGCCGACGCTCTTCCCCGACCTGTCCATCGCGGAGAACATCTTCATGGGCCGCCAGCCCCGGCGGTCCCTGGGCCGGATCGACCGCAGGGCCGTCCACGAGACCACCGCAGCCCTCATGCGCAGGCTCGGCGTCGACCTGGCACCGGACCGGCCCGCCCGCGGACTCTCGATCGCCGACCAGCAGATCGTGGAGATCGCCAAGGCGCTCTCCTTCGACGCGCGCGTCCTGATCATGGACGAGCCCACCGCCGCCCTGACCGGCAGCGAGACCGCCAGGCTCTTCTCCGTCGTCCGGACGCTGCGCTCCGAGGGCGCGGCGGTGCTGTTCATCTCGCACCGCCTCGACGAGATCTTCGAACTGTGCCAGCGCGTCACGACCCTGCGCGACGGCCGGTGGATCTCCTCGGAGCCACTGGAGGGTCTCACCGAGGACGACCTGGTGCGCAGGATGGTCGGCCGTGACCTCGACGACCTCTACCCCAAGCAGGACGCCGAGGTCGGCGAGGTCGCCCTCTCGGTGCACCGGCTGACCCGCGAGGGCGTCTTCCGCGACGTGTCCTTCGACGTCCGCCGCGGCGAGATCGTCGCCCTCGCCGGACTCGTCGGCGCCGGGCGCACGGAGGTCGCCCAGGCGGTCTTCGGCGTCGACCGCCCCGACGCGGGCGAGGTGAAGGTGGCGGGCACGGTGCTGCGCCCCGGTTCACCGACCGCCGCGATGGACGCCGGGCTCGCGCTGGTGCCCGAGGACCGGCGCCAGCGCGGACTGGTCATGGATATGTCGATCGAGCGCAACATCGGCCTGACCGGCCTGACCGAGGTCCGTAAGCGCGGGCTCGTCAGCAGGGCCCTGGAGCACGACCGGGCCGCCGACTGGGCGGTGCGGCTCCAGCTCAAGTACAACCGGCTGGCCGACACCGTGGGCGTGCTCTCCGGCGGCAACCAGCAGAAGGTCGTCCTCGCGAAGTGGCTGGCGACCGGCCCCGCCGTGCTGATCGTCGACGAACCGACCCGCGGGATCGACGTCGGCACCAAGGCGGAGGTGCACCGGCTGCTCTCCTTGCTCGCGGCGGACGGCCTCGCCGTACTGATGATCTCCTCCGACCTCCCCGAGGTCATCGGCATGGCCGACCGGGTGCTCGTGATGCACGAGGGCCGGCTCGTCGCCGAGATCCCGCGCGCGGGCGCCACCGAGGAGTCGGTCATGGCCGCGGCCACCGGACGCAACGAGAGGGCAGCGGCATGA